One window from the genome of Oryza glaberrima chromosome 3, OglaRS2, whole genome shotgun sequence encodes:
- the LOC127765365 gene encoding uncharacterized protein LOC127765365 → MASSSALASSPFLPPLSTPNPRALSLRLPARRLPVASSAAPSGAAAAASARERRRFLERYGLNPDDFEDDAEAEPREERRRDRRNRRSGRGEAEDAPAKAAAEPRETHKMLQVLGGKVRRRKLLSPKDRNVRPMMEVVRGAAFDILQSAGGFPASLRPGRWLDLYSGTGSVGIEAMSRGCSEAHFVEMDPWVVSEVLKPNLECTGFLDVSHIHMIRVENFLANAEKSSGKYPSFDYISVTPPYLEVNYSTLLDQLARSPLVGEDCFILVEYPLKTDMAESCGSLIKVADRRFGRTNLLIYGPAWAEKKRRS, encoded by the exons ATGGCGTCCTCCTCCGCCCTCgcttcctcccccttcctcccgccccTCTCAACCCCAAACCCTAGGGccctctccctccgcctccccgctcgccgcctccccgtgGCGTCCTCCGCGGCTCCCTCGggcgctgccgcggcggcgtcggcgagggagcgccgccgcttcctgGAGCGGTACGGCCTCAACCCCGACGACTTCGAGGACGATGCCGAGGCGGAACCCAGG gaagagaggagaagggatAGGCGGAACCGGCGGTCGGGtagaggggaggcggaggatgctccggcgaaggcggcggctgaGCCTCGGGAGACGCATAAAATGCTTCAG GTGTTAGGAGGAAAAGTACGCAGAAGAAAATTACTTTCACCAAAAGATAGGAATGTTCGTCCAATGATGGAAGTTGTACGAGGGGCAGCCTTTGACATTTTACAG TCAGCTGGTGGTTTTCCGGCTTCGCTTAGACCTGGTCGATGGTTAGACTTGTATAGTGGTACTGGATCTGTTGGAATTGAGGCTATGAGCCGTGGATGTTCAGAG GCACATTTTGTTGAGATGGATCCTTGGGTTGTTTCTGAGGTCCTTAAACCGAATCTGGAGTGTACTGGATTTCTTGATGTTTCGCACATACATATGATCCGCGTCGAAAACTTCTTGGCCAATGCTGAAAAATCTAGTG GTAAATATCCTTCTTTTGATTATATTAGTGTAACACCGCCATATCTTGAGGTAAACTACAGTACACTACTCGATCAACTTGCAAGGTCACCATTGGTTGGAGAAGATTGCTTCATT CTCGTTGAATACCCACTGAAAACAGACATGGCCGAATCATGTGGAAGCCTTATAAAA GTAGCTGACAGGAGGTTTGGTAGGACAAACTTGCTAATTTATGGGCCAGCCTGGGctgagaagaagaggagatctTGA
- the LOC127766843 gene encoding syntaxin-related protein KNOLLE: protein MNDLMTKSFMSYVDLKKAAMKDLEAGGDGVELPEVGVTDERLKGFFQETEAVEEEMAAIRDALARLNAANEEGKSLHQPDALRALRGRVNADIIAVLRRARDIRARLEAMDRANAAQRRLSAGCREGTPLDRTRTALTAALRKKLKDLMLDFQALRQRIMSEYKDTVERRYYTLTGEVPEEEVIERIISEGRSEELLCAAVAEHGKGAVLATVHEIQDRHDAAREVERSLLELHQVFLDMAVVVESQGEQLDDIERHVNSATTYVQGGNKELRKAREHQRSSRKWLCIGIIILLLLVLLVIVPIATSFKRS, encoded by the coding sequence ATGAACGACCTCATGACCAAGTCGTTCATGAGCTACGTCGACCTGAAGAAGGCGGCGATGAAGGACCTGGAGGCGGGCGGGGATGGCGTGGAGCTCCCCGAGGTGGGCGTCACCGACGAGCGCCTCAAGGGGTTCTTCCAGGagacggaggcggtggaggaggagatggccgcCATCCGCGACGCGCTGGCGAGGCTCAACGCCGCCAACGAGGAGGGCAAGTCGCTGCACCAGCCCGACGCCCTCCGCGCGCTCCGCGGCCGCGTCAACGCCGACATCATCGCCGtgctccgccgcgcgcgcgacaTCCGCGCCAGGCTCGAGGCCATGGACCGCGCCAACGCGGCGCAGCGCAGGCTCTCCGCGGGCTGCCGCGAGGGCACCCCGCTCGACCGCACCCGCACCGCGCTCACCGCCGCGCTCCGGAAGAAGCTCAAGGACCTCATGCTCGACTTCCAGGCCCTGCGGCAGCGGATCATGTCCGAGTACAAGGACACCGTCGAGCGCCGCTACTACACCCTCACCGGCGAGGTCCCCGAGGAGGAGGTGATCGAGCGCATCATCTCCGAGGGACGCAGCGAGGAGCTCCTGTGCGCCGCCGTGGCGGAGCACGGCAAGGGCGCGGTGCTCGCCACGGTGCACGAGATCCAGGaccgccacgacgccgcccgcGAGGTGGAGCGCAGCCTCCTGGAGCTCCACCAGGTGTTCCTCGACATGGCCGTGGTGGTGGAGTCCCAGGGGGAGCAGCTCGACGACATCGAGCGCCACGTCAACAGCGCCACCACCTACGTCCAGGGCGGCAACAAGGAGCTACGCAAGGCCCGCGAGCACCAGCGCAGCAGCCGCAAGTGGCTCTGCATCGGCATCATCATCCTGctgctcctcgtcctcctcgtcatcgtgCCCATCGCCACCAGCTTCAAGAGATCGTGA